The following are encoded together in the Blattabacterium cuenoti BPAA genome:
- a CDS encoding DUF475 domain-containing protein, which produces MNIEKSIAEIIHHPLLSLSIIGNLFLIESILSIDNAAILASIILNLKKKDRKRAIKYGIIGAYFFRGLCLLFASILIKIWWLKPLGGIYLIVVGLKHFFMKKNSFHLKNEKKQDSFWKIIFIIEIMDLAFSIDNIFASVALSENLILIFLGVCIGILSMRLIAQFFVQLMDKIPELKHSAFLVIIILGIKLIFFSKKYVPDLFLFFFSEKIFSLLTFSIFIFPIFLSWIKKINKLK; this is translated from the coding sequence ATGAATATAGAGAAAAGCATTGCAGAAATCATTCATCATCCTCTTTTATCTCTTTCTATTATAGGAAACTTGTTTTTAATAGAAAGTATTTTATCTATAGATAATGCAGCTATATTAGCTTCTATAATTCTAAATCTTAAAAAAAAAGATAGAAAAAGAGCTATAAAATATGGAATTATTGGTGCTTATTTTTTTAGAGGTTTGTGTCTATTATTTGCTTCCATATTAATAAAAATATGGTGGTTAAAACCATTAGGAGGAATATACTTGATTGTTGTAGGATTGAAACATTTTTTTATGAAAAAAAATTCTTTTCATTTAAAAAATGAAAAAAAACAAGACTCTTTTTGGAAAATCATTTTCATTATAGAAATAATGGATTTAGCTTTTTCCATTGATAATATTTTTGCTTCTGTTGCTTTATCAGAAAACTTGATATTAATTTTTTTAGGTGTATGTATAGGAATTCTTTCCATGAGATTGATTGCACAATTTTTTGTTCAATTAATGGATAAAATTCCAGAATTAAAACATTCTGCTTTTCTTGTAATCATTATTCTCGGAATCAAGCTTATTTTTTTTTCAAAAAAATATGTTCCTGATTTATTTTTATTTTTTTTTTCAGAAAAAATATTTTCTTTATTAACTTTTTCAATATTTATATTTCCCATTTTTTTATCATGGATAAAAAAAATAAATAAATTAAAATAA
- a CDS encoding ABC transporter ATP-binding protein: protein MNALEKILAYSKPYKYHYIINISCNFLYSLFSVISIISISPVLSILFESSQDKNKTTFFNSFNVSFNFIFKYFHDYIKILSYKYGKINTLAIFCIFIIFIFLIRNIFRYLAEYFLIGIKTSIVRNIRNDFHKKILSLPIVFFSNTRNGDLMSRLSNDVNEIEVSIVSSLANLISSPIMVFFHLLTLFLMSYQLTLFAFLLLPLMGIFLSIIGNSLKKDAKGAQNQLGKLFSVIEETLNSTKIINIFNAENQMQKNFERISEYQKILSARVNRKKELASPMSEFFGSITMILIIWYGGKLFLENKEMKPEILFSFIGLFFQIINPAKSLVNSISNIQKGRAAAERIVEILNTKCVSNETMRYKSIFHFENEILFRDVSFTYNKFILIQNLNFSLKKGKTVVLVGRSGSGKSTIANLLANFYDVTSGKITVDGTNIKYLKIQDYRKLLGIVTQEPVLFNDSVFNNITLGVEKKISINSVIKAAKIANAHCFIENLPKGYDTIIGYNGNKLSLGQKQRINIARAVFKDPPIMILDEATSSLDTESEILVQKALNKIMKNRTTLVIVHKLSSSIIQNADHIIVLEKGKIIEQGKHDTLISKKGTYSKFISLQQSF from the coding sequence ATGAATGCACTTGAAAAAATTTTAGCTTATTCAAAGCCATATAAATATCATTATATCATTAACATATCATGTAATTTTTTATATTCTTTATTTTCAGTTATATCCATAATATCTATTTCACCTGTATTAAGTATTTTATTTGAATCTTCTCAAGATAAAAATAAAACAACATTTTTTAATTCTTTTAATGTATCTTTTAATTTTATTTTCAAATATTTTCATGATTATATCAAAATATTATCATATAAGTATGGAAAAATCAATACTTTAGCTATATTTTGCATATTTATTATTTTCATTTTTTTAATTCGAAACATTTTTCGATATTTAGCAGAATATTTTTTAATAGGAATAAAAACTTCTATAGTTCGAAATATTCGAAACGATTTTCACAAAAAAATACTTTCATTACCTATAGTTTTCTTTTCAAATACAAGAAATGGAGATTTAATGTCTAGATTATCTAATGATGTGAATGAAATCGAGGTCTCTATTGTGAGTTCTTTGGCTAATTTGATTAGTTCTCCCATTATGGTTTTCTTTCATTTATTGACTTTATTTTTAATGAGTTATCAGTTGACTTTATTTGCTTTTCTATTACTTCCTTTAATGGGTATTTTTTTATCTATTATAGGAAATAGTTTAAAAAAAGATGCAAAAGGAGCTCAAAATCAATTAGGAAAATTATTTTCTGTTATAGAAGAAACTTTAAATTCTACTAAGATTATAAATATTTTCAATGCTGAAAATCAAATGCAAAAAAATTTTGAACGAATATCTGAATATCAAAAAATCCTTTCTGCTCGTGTTAATAGAAAAAAAGAATTAGCTTCTCCTATGAGCGAATTTTTCGGTTCTATTACCATGATTTTAATTATTTGGTACGGAGGAAAACTGTTTTTGGAAAACAAAGAAATGAAACCAGAAATACTTTTTTCTTTTATAGGACTATTTTTTCAAATTATTAATCCAGCGAAAAGTTTAGTTAATTCTATCTCCAATATTCAAAAAGGAAGAGCAGCTGCAGAACGTATTGTAGAAATATTAAATACAAAATGTGTTTCAAATGAAACAATGAGATATAAATCTATTTTTCATTTTGAAAATGAAATTTTATTTCGGGATGTATCATTTACTTACAACAAATTTATATTGATTCAAAATTTAAATTTTTCTTTAAAAAAAGGAAAAACTGTAGTTTTAGTGGGTAGATCTGGTAGTGGAAAATCTACCATAGCCAATTTATTGGCTAATTTTTATGATGTAACATCTGGAAAGATTACTGTAGATGGAACTAATATTAAATATTTAAAAATTCAAGATTATAGAAAGCTATTGGGAATTGTTACTCAAGAACCGGTTCTTTTTAATGATTCTGTTTTTAACAATATAACATTAGGAGTAGAAAAAAAAATATCTATAAATTCTGTCATAAAAGCGGCTAAAATTGCTAATGCACATTGTTTTATAGAAAACCTTCCAAAAGGATATGATACAATTATAGGGTATAACGGAAATAAATTATCTTTAGGTCAGAAACAAAGAATAAATATAGCTCGAGCTGTATTTAAAGATCCTCCAATTATGATTTTAGATGAAGCAACTTCTTCCTTAGATACCGAATCAGAAATTTTGGTTCAAAAAGCTTTAAATAAAATAATGAAAAATAGAACAACTCTTGTAATAGTACATAAATTATCTTCTTCCATTATACAAAATGCAGATCATATTATTGTGTTAGAAAAAGGAAAAATTATAGAACAAGGAAAACACGATACTTTAATTTCAAAAAAAGGAACTTATAGTAAGTTCATATCTCTGCAACAAAGCTTTTAA
- the secD gene encoding protein translocase subunit SecD: MDLKGGISMILDISEKDLLKKFTENSKNFIFLKALENADKKKKEDPNVDYLSFFIHSFNQETKNQKLNLSLSSPILFGNQSNIENIDSNSSDSEIERFLRKKIESSIISIQNILRSRIDRFGIIQPNIQRIKNSNRILIELSGIKNIDRIKNILEKKAELHFLETYSFQEIISYFNAINKLYEKKHYEIKKSFIDLLNIPLIQSSNSVGLVHIKYKKIISDFLNSSEAINFLPYHLHNVKFLWGTKNLDNFFQLFAIKINDEGISSSLNGDMVTHAYKSFGPLNEMSINIKMNQEGTKKWKIFTEKNMGKSIAIVLDNLVYTVPVVQSVIPNGISQIYGHFSVQESNDLINVLNTGKLPTSVRIIQTNIIGPYLGNKSIQRGILSFFIALFFIFIWMFFYYSIPGLYADVVLFFNIIFIFGILISMNTVLTFPGIAGIILTLAMSMDANILIYEQIKENIKNKVNRLTTSINNSYTLQGALSSIIDGQITTLLCGIILFYFGIGPIRGFATTLIIGIMVSMFTSICLGRLFLEWHLKKYKKISFRRKIFIFVLDNIQNVKYDFLSKRKWSYIISCILIIASILSFFLKGFNMGLDFVGGRSYVILFDRKIIPEKISEILSKTFIENGKPSFPRIQTFGDENQLKIVTKYKIWEENNQIDEIILKKMFFALKTYFPIKFEDFKNIKKNKSLGILSMEKVGPIVAKDMIHKAFISIIVSLIGIFTYIFIRFKKWQFGLGAIISLIHDSIIVLGIFSFFHGKFPVLEIDQTFIAALLTIIGYSINDTVIVYDKIRKISKKTSFLMKETINQGICDSLTRTINTSLITLLVISIIFLFGGKILHSFMLALFIGISVGTYSSIFIAPSIIYDCFKQNIKK, encoded by the coding sequence TTGGATTTGAAAGGAGGAATTAGTATGATTTTAGATATTTCTGAAAAAGATTTATTAAAAAAATTTACTGAAAACTCAAAAAATTTTATTTTTTTAAAAGCATTAGAAAATGCAGATAAGAAAAAAAAAGAAGATCCAAATGTAGATTATTTATCCTTTTTCATCCATTCCTTTAATCAAGAAACCAAAAATCAAAAATTAAATCTCAGTTTATCTTCTCCAATTTTATTTGGAAACCAATCGAATATTGAAAATATTGATTCTAATAGTTCTGATTCTGAAATAGAAAGGTTTTTAAGAAAAAAAATAGAATCATCTATAATTTCTATTCAAAATATTTTAAGATCCAGAATAGATAGATTTGGAATCATACAACCCAATATTCAACGAATAAAAAATTCTAATCGAATTTTAATAGAATTGTCTGGTATAAAAAATATAGATAGAATCAAAAACATTTTAGAAAAAAAAGCGGAATTACATTTTTTGGAAACTTATAGTTTTCAAGAAATTATTTCATATTTTAATGCAATAAATAAGTTATATGAAAAGAAACATTATGAAATAAAAAAATCTTTTATAGATTTGTTGAATATTCCTCTTATTCAGTCTTCAAATTCAGTCGGATTAGTTCATATCAAATATAAAAAAATCATTTCCGATTTTTTAAATTCTTCAGAAGCTATAAATTTTTTACCGTATCATTTACATAATGTAAAATTTTTGTGGGGTACAAAAAATTTAGATAATTTTTTTCAATTATTCGCTATAAAAATAAATGATGAAGGAATATCTTCTTCTTTGAATGGAGATATGGTAACCCATGCTTACAAATCTTTTGGTCCTTTAAATGAAATGTCTATAAATATAAAAATGAATCAAGAAGGAACTAAAAAATGGAAAATATTTACAGAAAAAAATATGGGAAAAAGTATTGCAATCGTACTTGATAATTTGGTTTATACAGTTCCTGTAGTACAATCAGTCATCCCAAATGGGATATCTCAAATATATGGACATTTTTCAGTACAAGAATCTAATGATTTAATTAATGTATTAAATACAGGAAAATTGCCTACCTCTGTAAGAATTATTCAAACTAACATAATAGGTCCTTATTTAGGAAATAAATCTATTCAAAGAGGAATTCTATCTTTTTTTATAGCTTTATTTTTTATATTTATTTGGATGTTCTTTTATTATTCAATTCCGGGATTATATGCTGATGTCGTCTTATTTTTTAATATAATATTCATTTTTGGTATTCTCATTTCTATGAATACAGTACTGACTTTTCCTGGTATTGCAGGAATTATACTAACATTAGCAATGTCCATGGATGCGAATATTCTTATTTATGAACAAATAAAAGAAAATATCAAAAATAAAGTGAACAGATTAACAACATCTATTAATAATAGTTACACATTACAAGGTGCTTTATCTTCTATTATAGATGGACAAATCACGACTTTATTATGTGGAATCATTTTATTTTATTTCGGAATAGGACCAATACGAGGATTTGCTACAACCTTAATTATTGGAATTATGGTATCTATGTTTACCTCTATTTGTTTAGGAAGATTATTTTTGGAATGGCATTTAAAGAAATATAAAAAAATTTCTTTTCGAAGGAAAATATTCATTTTTGTTTTGGATAATATTCAAAATGTAAAATATGATTTTTTATCCAAAAGAAAATGGAGTTATATCATTTCTTGTATTCTTATAATTGCTAGTATACTTTCTTTTTTCTTAAAAGGATTCAATATGGGATTAGACTTTGTTGGAGGTCGTTCTTATGTCATTCTTTTTGATCGTAAAATAATTCCTGAAAAAATTTCTGAAATTTTATCAAAAACATTTATAGAAAATGGAAAACCTTCCTTTCCTAGGATACAAACATTCGGAGATGAAAATCAACTCAAAATTGTCACAAAATATAAAATATGGGAAGAAAATAACCAAATAGACGAAATAATTTTAAAAAAAATGTTTTTTGCTTTAAAAACTTATTTTCCTATAAAATTCGAGGACTTTAAAAATATAAAAAAAAATAAATCATTAGGTATTTTATCTATGGAAAAAGTAGGACCTATAGTAGCTAAAGATATGATTCATAAAGCTTTTATTTCTATTATAGTTTCTTTAATAGGTATTTTTACATACATTTTTATAAGATTCAAAAAATGGCAATTTGGATTAGGTGCAATAATCTCTTTAATTCATGATTCAATTATCGTACTTGGAATATTTTCTTTTTTTCACGGAAAATTTCCTGTTTTAGAAATAGACCAAACTTTTATAGCTGCTTTATTAACAATTATAGGTTATTCTATTAATGATACCGTAATAGTTTATGATAAAATTCGAAAAATTTCAAAAAAAACATCGTTTCTAATGAAAGAAACCATTAATCAAGGAATTTGCGATTCTCTTACTAGAACTATCAATACTTCTTTGATCACTTTATTAGTAATTTCTATTATTTTTTTATTTGGAGGAAAAATTCTTCATAGTTTCATGTTAGCTTTATTTATTGGAATCAGTGTTGGAACTTATTCCTCCATATTTATAGCCCCATCCATAATATATGATTGTTTTAAACAAAATATAAAAAAATGA
- a CDS encoding Sec-independent protein translocase subunit TatA/TatB — MKNFLFISIEESFFIIFIAILVFGPKKIPEIARGLGEGIRYLKNAKTKIKNEIIQHNIDQSFLKKKKIFDHEKKGKKDIPPYSIKRNN, encoded by the coding sequence ATGAAAAATTTTTTATTTATTAGTATAGAAGAAAGTTTTTTTATCATTTTTATAGCCATATTAGTTTTCGGTCCTAAAAAAATCCCAGAAATAGCTCGTGGATTAGGAGAAGGAATCCGATACTTAAAAAATGCAAAAACAAAAATTAAAAATGAAATTATTCAACATAATATTGATCAATCTTTTCTAAAAAAGAAAAAAATTTTTGATCATGAAAAAAAAGGAAAAAAAGACATACCTCCTTATTCTATCAAACGAAATAATTAA
- a CDS encoding SurA N-terminal domain-containing protein: MSFLEKIRKNTWLVLFFISISLLFFVLDPNILIKFFTENSTIIGKVNEENIFLKEYFDHFQFLKRFREDDPDHFLKNDAWKLLVHEKVLNQQAKKLGIQSTKEDFWKAIEKQSIYSKIIDFQNEKGKMNINKFRLYLKNLEKIPSNLTPQIEAEKNIWDYEKKSIPKKILSKKYVEMLMYGLNTSFIEALLNYRDKNSFSIIDYVFIPYSEIKKEYNIIKSHEIYDFIKKNKFLYKKENLRNLSFVFFRSHPSLDDEKNMNFKINKLFNQFKFSNHNSIIVSNQSEKPFDSNFYLKKNLPIVLQHFVENNNQVGSMFGPVKENNTYIMAKLSGKKMVYNSVLCSHILISHKESIRFFNNRTKKKAEKIAKMIYDLLVKNPKQFNSLVMEKSDDVINTKKNKGNLGWIQYEEQSEIFKGKKSFDFFSLKNKKGTIGLTETKFGYHIIRIDDIKDIKPAYQFSIIIKNLTPSKKTEDLLYQKIVQFMKENQNSSLNTFINNARKKRYETLFLREIKNHQRNIHDLNTELDKEIINWSYEKNRKEGDIKIFQTFNKDYIMVFLSKIQKKGYPIEKIKNHIIPFLINKKINRYLSNVIKNKHMNLEKIAYFFRKKINKSYKINFYQSMVDNYEEPKVVGYAFSSKLYETSKPILGERGIFFIRPLKRFNTYKKLSYFSSEIESLNANLRKNILEKIGDVLVEKSNIKDYRKN; encoded by the coding sequence ATGAGTTTTTTAGAAAAAATAAGGAAAAATACATGGTTAGTTTTATTTTTTATAAGCATATCTTTGTTGTTTTTTGTATTAGATCCCAATATTTTGATAAAATTTTTTACTGAAAATTCCACTATTATTGGAAAAGTAAATGAAGAAAACATTTTTTTAAAAGAATATTTTGACCATTTTCAATTTTTAAAACGATTTCGTGAAGACGATCCTGATCATTTTTTGAAAAATGATGCTTGGAAATTATTAGTTCATGAAAAAGTATTGAATCAACAAGCTAAAAAATTAGGAATACAAAGTACAAAAGAAGACTTTTGGAAAGCAATAGAAAAGCAATCAATATATAGTAAAATTATTGATTTTCAAAATGAAAAAGGAAAAATGAATATCAATAAATTTAGATTATATTTAAAAAATTTAGAAAAAATTCCTTCAAATTTAACTCCTCAAATAGAAGCAGAAAAAAATATTTGGGATTATGAAAAAAAGAGCATTCCAAAAAAAATTCTTTCCAAAAAATATGTGGAAATGTTGATGTATGGATTAAATACTTCTTTTATAGAAGCTCTATTAAATTATAGAGATAAAAATTCATTTTCTATAATTGATTATGTATTTATTCCTTATTCAGAAATAAAAAAAGAATATAATATTATAAAAAGTCATGAGATTTATGATTTTATTAAAAAAAATAAATTTCTTTATAAAAAAGAAAATTTAAGAAATCTGAGTTTTGTATTTTTCCGTTCTCATCCATCATTGGATGATGAGAAAAATATGAATTTTAAAATAAACAAATTATTTAATCAGTTTAAATTTTCCAATCATAATTCTATAATCGTTTCTAATCAATCTGAAAAACCTTTTGATTCAAATTTTTATTTGAAAAAAAATCTTCCTATTGTTTTGCAACATTTTGTAGAAAACAACAATCAAGTTGGAAGTATGTTTGGTCCTGTTAAAGAGAACAATACATACATTATGGCTAAACTAAGTGGAAAAAAAATGGTATATAATTCCGTTTTATGCAGTCATATATTGATTTCTCATAAGGAGTCTATCCGTTTCTTCAATAATAGAACTAAAAAGAAAGCTGAAAAAATAGCAAAAATGATATATGATCTTCTTGTAAAGAATCCTAAACAGTTCAATTCTTTGGTAATGGAAAAATCTGATGATGTCATCAATACAAAAAAAAATAAAGGAAATTTAGGATGGATTCAATATGAAGAACAAAGTGAAATCTTTAAGGGAAAAAAATCATTTGATTTTTTTTCTTTAAAAAATAAAAAAGGAACAATAGGTTTAACTGAAACTAAATTTGGATACCATATTATTAGAATTGACGATATAAAAGATATTAAACCTGCTTATCAGTTTTCTATAATAATCAAAAACCTGACTCCATCAAAAAAAACGGAAGATCTCCTTTATCAAAAAATTGTTCAATTTATGAAAGAAAATCAAAACTCAAGTCTGAATACGTTTATTAATAATGCAAGAAAAAAAAGATATGAAACTCTCTTTTTAAGAGAAATAAAAAATCATCAACGGAATATTCACGATTTGAATACCGAATTGGATAAAGAAATCATAAATTGGTCTTATGAAAAAAATAGAAAAGAAGGAGATATAAAAATTTTTCAAACTTTCAATAAAGATTATATCATGGTTTTTTTATCTAAAATTCAAAAAAAAGGATATCCCATTGAAAAAATAAAAAATCATATTATTCCTTTCCTCATTAATAAAAAAATAAATCGTTATTTATCGAATGTAATAAAAAATAAACACATGAATTTAGAAAAAATAGCGTATTTTTTCAGAAAAAAAATCAATAAATCTTATAAAATCAATTTTTATCAGTCTATGGTAGATAATTACGAAGAACCTAAAGTAGTAGGATATGCTTTTTCCTCAAAATTATATGAAACTTCTAAACCAATATTAGGAGAAAGGGGTATTTTTTTTATAAGACCATTAAAACGTTTTAATACATATAAAAAGCTTTCTTATTTTTCTTCCGAAATAGAATCTTTAAATGCTAACTTAAGAAAAAATATTTTAGAAAAAATAGGAGATGTGTTAGTTGAAAAATCTAACATCAAAGATTATAGAAAAAATTAA
- a CDS encoding hemolysin family protein: protein MIFHISIVFITILLSAFFSGMEMALISSSLFQIELEKENRKGSFHSKLLAKSINNSKKFITTMLIGNTISLVIYGIYMGKLFLYLFPKEFFDNSLWMILLETVFSATIILIIGEFIPKIIFSMYSNELLSLLIIPAYVIYKIFSPITNFIICISNVFLKILGEEENDKKKIFDKEDLICFLSENIERNVKEKEIVESEIEIFHKALDFYEKKARECMVPRKEIVSYNLVFSSIDSIRNIFTESGLSKIVIYKNNIDNIIGYIHYLELLKKPKNIESIIRSVELVYVTTPVKEIMDLLIKKKRSIAIVLDEYGGTAGMITIEDILEEFIGDIKDEHDENLLLDNKLNDHEFLFSARLEIDFINAKYNLNLPKSDKYETLGGLIVTYTGDIPKNGDKIVINKNFYIEIKKVSKNKIEEIFLKRNF, encoded by the coding sequence ATAATTTTTCATATTAGTATAGTTTTTATCACTATACTTTTGTCTGCTTTTTTTTCTGGAATGGAAATGGCTCTGATTTCTTCTAGTTTATTTCAAATAGAATTAGAAAAAGAAAATAGAAAAGGATCTTTTCATTCAAAACTTCTTGCAAAAAGTATTAATAATTCTAAAAAATTCATCACTACAATGCTAATTGGCAATACCATATCTTTAGTGATATATGGTATTTATATGGGAAAATTATTTTTGTATCTTTTTCCAAAAGAATTTTTTGACAATTCTTTATGGATGATTTTGTTAGAAACAGTTTTTTCTGCTACTATTATTTTGATTATTGGAGAATTTATTCCAAAAATAATATTTAGTATGTATTCAAATGAATTGTTGAGTTTATTGATCATCCCTGCATATGTAATATATAAAATATTTTCTCCTATTACAAACTTTATTATTTGTATTTCTAATGTTTTTTTAAAAATTTTAGGAGAAGAAGAAAATGATAAAAAAAAAATTTTTGATAAAGAAGATTTGATTTGTTTTTTGTCAGAAAATATAGAAAGAAATGTAAAAGAGAAAGAGATTGTAGAATCTGAAATAGAAATTTTTCATAAAGCTCTGGATTTTTATGAAAAAAAAGCACGAGAATGTATGGTTCCTAGAAAAGAAATAGTTTCTTATAATTTAGTGTTTTCTTCTATAGATAGTATTCGAAATATTTTTACTGAAAGTGGGTTATCTAAAATAGTAATTTATAAAAATAATATAGATAACATTATAGGGTATATTCATTATTTAGAATTATTGAAAAAACCAAAAAATATTGAATCTATAATTAGATCAGTAGAATTGGTTTATGTAACAACTCCCGTTAAAGAAATTATGGATCTTTTAATTAAAAAAAAAAGAAGTATTGCTATTGTTTTAGATGAGTATGGAGGAACTGCAGGAATGATAACTATAGAAGATATTTTAGAAGAATTTATTGGAGATATAAAGGATGAACATGATGAAAATTTATTACTGGATAATAAATTAAATGATCATGAATTTTTATTTTCTGCACGTTTAGAAATTGATTTTATTAATGCTAAATATAACTTAAATCTTCCTAAATCTGATAAATATGAAACTTTAGGCGGGTTGATTGTAACTTATACAGGAGATATTCCAAAAAATGGAGATAAAATTGTCATCAATAAAAATTTTTATATTGAAATTAAAAAAGTATCCAAAAATAAAATAGAAGAAATCTTTCTTAAAAGAAATTTTTAA
- a CDS encoding OmpH family outer membrane protein translates to MKKNTIFYFLLFLFLFGDHFLYSKECYNHNKIVCLNSMALIEKMPEFSTAQKELNRISKIHENILDKLAKEFHLKVEKFQKNRNPILKKELVILQARAHAYQKTAADDLTKMQNKLLNPIYAKIEKAIHKVIDKDKNIMRVDDCSPGKGVLVNKGEDITEAVKRELGILITKK, encoded by the coding sequence ATGAAAAAAAATACTATTTTTTATTTTCTATTATTTCTATTCTTATTCGGGGATCATTTTTTATATTCTAAGGAATGTTATAATCATAATAAAATAGTTTGTCTTAATAGCATGGCTTTGATAGAAAAAATGCCAGAATTTTCTACGGCTCAAAAAGAATTGAATAGAATTAGTAAAATTCATGAAAATATTTTAGATAAATTAGCAAAAGAATTTCATCTAAAAGTAGAAAAATTTCAAAAAAATAGAAATCCAATTCTTAAAAAAGAACTAGTAATTTTACAGGCAAGAGCTCATGCCTATCAAAAAACAGCGGCAGATGATTTAACGAAAATGCAAAATAAACTATTAAATCCTATATACGCAAAAATAGAGAAAGCCATTCATAAAGTAATAGATAAAGATAAAAATATTATGAGAGTTGATGATTGCAGTCCTGGAAAAGGAGTTCTAGTAAATAAAGGAGAGGATATTACTGAAGCCGTGAAAAGAGAATTAGGAATACTAATAACTAAGAAGTAA